A window of the Actinobacillus genomosp. 1 genome harbors these coding sequences:
- the nrfB gene encoding cytochrome c nitrite reductase pentaheme subunit, whose product MKNIISKAGRAIALQAVAFASFLAISTASQADMPQQPKPLWTQQASDAQIAEDARRDPNKYCVQCHESANATGKPFHHAGKHFQKDVKSPNTGEQVTCVSCHGNISENHRKGVKDVMRFNPHGKASNPSLERSVHEQNQVCVACHTADKLREKFWAHDTHAAKISCTNCHELHPEKEPMKGIEEKQRIKLCVDCHTKVQKGEFNTPAKTEVKETK is encoded by the coding sequence ATGAAAAACATTATCTCAAAAGCAGGGCGAGCAATCGCCCTCCAAGCGGTCGCTTTTGCAAGTTTTCTTGCAATTTCAACCGCTTCCCAAGCGGATATGCCGCAGCAACCTAAACCACTTTGGACACAGCAAGCAAGTGATGCGCAAATTGCGGAAGATGCGCGCCGTGATCCGAATAAATATTGTGTGCAATGTCACGAATCGGCAAATGCAACCGGCAAACCTTTCCATCATGCGGGTAAACACTTTCAAAAAGACGTGAAAAGCCCGAATACCGGTGAGCAAGTAACTTGTGTAAGCTGTCACGGCAATATTTCCGAGAATCACCGTAAAGGTGTGAAAGATGTAATGCGTTTTAATCCGCACGGTAAAGCAAGTAATCCTTCACTTGAACGTTCGGTTCACGAACAAAATCAAGTATGCGTAGCTTGTCATACCGCAGACAAATTACGTGAAAAATTCTGGGCGCACGATACGCACGCTGCGAAAATTTCATGTACGAACTGTCATGAATTACATCCGGAAAAAGAACCGATGAAAGGTATTGAAGAAAAACAACGTATTAAACTTTGCGTTGATTGCCATACCAAGGTTCAAAAAGGTGAATTTAACACCCCGGCTAAAACAGAAGTGAAGGAAACCAAATAA
- the nrfC gene encoding cytochrome c nitrite reductase Fe-S protein: MTCTRRDFVSGAGAIAVVASTGLATSVTLATEKEEKKIRYAMVHDETSCIGCTACMDACRTTNKVPEGVSRLEIIRSEPYGEFPNVEYEFFRQSCQHCTNAPCVAVCPTGASFVDPETGIVDVHSDLCVGCQYCIAVCPYRVRFIHPEKKSADKCNFCRDTNLAEGKQPACVEACPTKALTFGDMNDHNSEVYKKVRENPVYRTKVALGTEPNLYHIPFGKGEHR, from the coding sequence ATGACTTGCACCCGTAGAGACTTCGTCTCAGGGGCAGGTGCTATCGCTGTCGTAGCAAGCACTGGGCTTGCTACCTCAGTAACTCTTGCTACTGAGAAAGAAGAGAAAAAAATTCGCTATGCGATGGTGCACGATGAAACGTCCTGTATCGGTTGTACCGCTTGTATGGACGCGTGTCGTACCACAAACAAAGTACCGGAAGGCGTTTCACGTTTAGAAATTATCCGTAGCGAGCCTTATGGCGAATTCCCTAATGTCGAGTATGAATTTTTCCGTCAATCTTGCCAACACTGTACGAATGCTCCTTGCGTAGCGGTATGTCCGACAGGTGCTTCATTCGTTGATCCGGAAACCGGCATTGTTGATGTACATTCAGACTTATGTGTCGGTTGCCAATACTGTATCGCAGTTTGCCCGTACCGTGTACGTTTTATTCATCCGGAGAAAAAATCCGCAGATAAATGTAACTTCTGTCGTGATACTAACCTTGCGGAAGGTAAACAACCGGCTTGTGTAGAAGCATGTCCGACTAAAGCATTAACCTTTGGCGATATGAACGATCACAACAGCGAAGTGTACAAAAAAGTGCGTGAAAATCCTGTGTATCGTACTAAAGTTGCGTTAGGTACCGAGCCTAACTTATACCACATTCCATTTGGCAAGGGGGAGCATAGATAA
- the nrfD gene encoding cytochrome c nitrite reductase subunit NrfD produces the protein MNSYIPFQTPNLVWDSTIAIYLFLLGISSGAVQLAIAYRNSGAKIVKNSDNWIIRSAAILGTLPTLIGLTLLIFHLTKPWTFWKLMFNYNGTSVMSMGVMLFQVYMAVLVVWIAIMFKDWLAVLVNRYLPMFKFVLPLVDFAETRLLKAVEFVLFVLAAVLGAYTGFLLSALISYPMLNNPVLPALFLASGTSSGIAATFLVILLAGKLSGESNEVHFIHKFEVPIMVTELGLLVAFFVGLHFGGADKQLALQNALSGFWGTIFWVGVFFIGILIPLIANIFGSHSLKHNVKFIILVSIFDLIGVLCLRYFILYAGQLTIAG, from the coding sequence ATGAACAGCTATATTCCGTTCCAAACCCCGAATTTAGTGTGGGACAGCACGATTGCGATTTACCTTTTCTTATTGGGTATTTCATCAGGTGCGGTGCAGTTAGCGATTGCTTACCGTAATAGCGGTGCAAAAATCGTAAAAAATAGCGACAACTGGATTATCCGTAGTGCAGCGATTTTAGGTACGTTACCGACGCTTATCGGTTTAACATTATTAATTTTCCACTTGACCAAACCGTGGACATTCTGGAAATTAATGTTTAACTATAACGGTACTTCCGTAATGTCGATGGGGGTAATGTTATTCCAAGTTTACATGGCTGTGCTTGTAGTTTGGATTGCCATTATGTTCAAAGATTGGCTGGCTGTTTTAGTGAATCGCTACTTACCGATGTTTAAATTCGTATTACCGTTGGTTGATTTTGCCGAAACTCGCTTACTCAAAGCGGTAGAATTCGTACTCTTTGTGTTAGCGGCTGTGTTAGGGGCTTATACCGGTTTCCTACTTTCTGCATTAATCAGTTATCCGATGTTGAATAACCCTGTATTACCGGCGTTATTCTTAGCATCAGGTACGTCCTCAGGTATTGCGGCGACATTCTTAGTGATTCTGCTTGCCGGTAAATTATCCGGTGAGAGCAACGAAGTGCATTTTATACATAAATTCGAAGTACCGATTATGGTTACCGAATTAGGTTTATTAGTTGCATTCTTCGTCGGTTTACACTTCGGTGGTGCGGATAAACAATTAGCATTACAAAACGCCTTGTCAGGCTTCTGGGGAACGATATTCTGGGTTGGGGTATTCTTTATCGGTATCTTAATTCCGTTGATTGCAAATATCTTCGGTAGCCACAGCTTGAAGCACAATGTTAAATTTATCATTTTAGTTTCAATCTTCGACTTAATCGGTGTACTCTGCTTACGTTACTTTATCCTCTATGCAGGGCAATTGACGATAGCGGGTTAG
- a CDS encoding uracil-xanthine permease family protein, translated as MTNQTISTPKQVFVGLQMLFVAFGALVLMPLITGLDPNTALLTAGIGTLLFQLCTKGQVPIFLASSFAFIAPIQYGVQQWGIPTTMGGLVFTGFVYFALSALVKWKGANILEKLFPPVVVGPVIIIIGLGLAPTAVDMALGKGTTIEPNTALLISMATLITTLIVAVFAKGLMKLVPIMFGIVVGYILSLIFGIIDFSPVTNAAWFSLPKLTTPEFKLEAILYLLPIALAPAVEHVGGIMAISSVTGKDFMTKPGLHRTLLGDGVATSAAAFLGGPPNTTYAEVTGAVMLTKNFNPRVMTFAAIWAIAISFCGKVGAFLQTIPGVVMGGIMMLVFGSIAAVGMSTLIRAKVDMGEARNLCIVSVVMTFGIGGMLINVGEFSLKGISLCAIAAIIMNLVLPKEAAKKAE; from the coding sequence ATGACAAATCAAACTATCAGTACACCTAAACAGGTGTTCGTTGGCTTACAAATGCTATTTGTGGCATTTGGTGCTTTAGTATTAATGCCGTTAATTACCGGCTTAGATCCTAATACAGCCCTCCTTACCGCCGGTATCGGTACCCTACTTTTCCAACTTTGTACTAAAGGTCAAGTGCCTATTTTCCTTGCATCTTCCTTCGCATTTATCGCACCGATTCAATACGGCGTACAGCAATGGGGTATCCCAACCACTATGGGTGGCTTGGTATTCACCGGCTTTGTCTATTTTGCATTAAGTGCGTTAGTGAAATGGAAAGGGGCAAATATCCTCGAAAAACTTTTCCCACCGGTGGTAGTTGGTCCGGTAATCATTATTATCGGTTTAGGCTTAGCCCCGACTGCGGTTGATATGGCGTTAGGCAAAGGCACAACGATTGAACCGAATACCGCCTTACTGATTTCGATGGCAACCTTAATCACCACGCTTATCGTGGCGGTATTTGCCAAAGGTTTAATGAAATTAGTACCGATTATGTTTGGAATTGTGGTCGGTTATATTCTTTCTCTAATTTTCGGCATCATTGATTTTAGCCCGGTCACCAATGCCGCTTGGTTTAGCTTACCGAAACTCACCACGCCGGAATTTAAGTTAGAAGCAATTCTTTACTTGTTACCTATCGCCCTTGCACCGGCTGTCGAACACGTCGGCGGCATTATGGCAATCAGCTCGGTAACCGGCAAAGATTTTATGACTAAACCGGGTTTACACCGTACATTATTAGGTGATGGTGTTGCTACTTCTGCCGCCGCATTCTTAGGTGGTCCGCCTAATACTACCTATGCGGAAGTTACCGGTGCGGTTATGCTCACCAAAAACTTTAACCCGCGTGTAATGACCTTTGCCGCTATTTGGGCAATTGCGATTTCATTCTGCGGCAAAGTGGGCGCATTTTTACAAACCATTCCGGGTGTAGTAATGGGCGGCATTATGATGTTAGTTTTCGGTTCTATTGCGGCAGTCGGTATGAGTACATTAATTCGTGCCAAAGTCGATATGGGCGAAGCTCGCAACCTCTGTATCGTTTCAGTAGTCATGACCTTCGGTATCGGCGGTATGCTAATCAATGTCGGCGAATTCTCACTGAAAGGCATTAGCCTCTGCGCTATCGCCGCAATCATTATGAACTTAGTGCTTCCGAAAGAAGCGGCTAAAAAAGCGGAATAA
- the putA gene encoding bifunctional proline dehydrogenase/L-glutamate gamma-semialdehyde dehydrogenase PutA — MPTNIYQLLPSSAVLRENISRHYRIDETELVQQLLVEAETEILQPEIKNLARKLIEKVRTNRQKASGVDALMHEFSLSSQEGIALMCLAEALLRIPDQATRDKLIKDKIAKGDWKSHIGSSPSLFVNASAWGLVFTGKLLSLNQQALSSSLNQLISKAGEPVIRKGIDFAMRLLGKQFVTGETIQLALKNSEARFNKGFRFTYDMLGESAFTEQDAQRYYQDYVNSIHAVGAASKGLGVYHSSGVSVKLSAIHPRYSLAQYDPVMDELYPRLRDLFLLAKRYNIGLNIDAEEANRLEISLDLMDRLLSEPELADFDGIGFVVQAYQKRCRSVIDYLIAKARENNRKLMIRLVKGAYWDSEVKQAQAEGASGYPVFTRKVHTDLNYIACAKKLLAAQDVVFPQFATHNAQTLSTIYHLAKGKRFEFQCLHGMGETLYDQVVGQENLNIQCRVYAPVGSYQTLLAYLVRRLLENGSNSSFVNQIVDEKVSIDKLLEDPVAKAGTTAGTMHPKTPLPLNLFTDRKNSAGYELSDMHHLVQLSAQLNELANNNQYRAVPQIAEQFYQGAQRKVIYNPADQTQIVGEVTYANEADVEKAFVIAEQNQTAWQATPPAQRAAILEKLADLMENNMPTLFDLAVREAGKTLNNAIAEVREAVDFCRYYANEVKRNPQAYQNPRGIIVAISPWNFPLAIFTGEVVSALVAGNVVLAKPAEQTSLMAHYAVELCYQAGIPKGVLQCLPGSGAEIGNQLTSDPRVDGVIFTGSTETAKTINCNLQKQSKIVPLIAETGGQNALIMDSSALSEQVVADVLNSAFDSAGQRCSALRVLYLQEDVADHTLAMLKGAMAELRVGKPQLLNTDIGPVIDRTAQSRLLAHIEKMKAMAKSYYQVPIAAEVEQNGIFVPPTLLEIDHISQIEHEVFGPVLHVIRFNANQFEQIIDDINSTGFGLTSGLHSRIDATVTQWLDKVHAGNLYVNRNTVGAVVGVQPFGGMGLSGTGPKAGGPLYLQRLVKSEAWTLADLEGETVIETDKLAQAVRQTLSGEQQSEALALLQTLHPKSPLAKAFKMQGITGENNYLRLEARPMIAVSNGSLLEQIKAMIAIAVCGSKAVIKKDSPLAEYAHQFAEYVTVADDFNRLPALSVMIVLDPLSAAERQHYAERNGAILTYVESLDLALSLLPLVHEKSISINTAAAGGNATLMSEMD; from the coding sequence ATGCCGACAAACATTTATCAACTTCTTCCTTCTTCAGCCGTCCTTCGTGAAAATATCAGCCGACATTATCGTATTGATGAAACTGAATTGGTTCAGCAGCTCTTAGTTGAGGCGGAAACAGAAATCTTACAACCCGAAATTAAAAATCTCGCCCGTAAACTGATAGAAAAAGTACGCACCAACCGCCAAAAAGCCAGCGGTGTCGATGCGTTGATGCACGAGTTTTCTCTTTCAAGCCAAGAAGGTATTGCTTTGATGTGTTTAGCCGAAGCCTTACTGCGTATTCCTGATCAAGCGACCCGAGATAAGCTGATTAAAGACAAAATCGCCAAAGGCGACTGGAAATCACATATCGGCAGCAGTCCGTCTTTATTTGTCAATGCTTCCGCATGGGGATTAGTCTTTACCGGTAAATTACTGTCTCTGAATCAGCAAGCATTATCAAGTAGTCTAAATCAGCTGATTAGTAAAGCGGGAGAACCCGTTATTCGTAAAGGTATCGATTTTGCTATGCGTTTGCTCGGTAAACAATTTGTCACCGGCGAAACGATTCAACTCGCCCTCAAAAATAGTGAAGCACGTTTTAATAAAGGCTTCCGTTTTACCTACGATATGTTGGGTGAATCCGCATTTACCGAACAAGACGCACAACGTTATTATCAAGATTACGTGAATTCAATCCACGCGGTCGGTGCAGCCTCAAAAGGGTTAGGCGTTTATCATTCTTCCGGCGTATCGGTTAAACTTTCGGCGATTCATCCTCGTTATAGTCTGGCACAGTATGATCCTGTGATGGATGAACTTTATCCCCGCTTGCGCGATTTATTTCTGTTAGCAAAACGTTATAACATCGGCTTAAATATTGATGCGGAAGAAGCGAATCGTTTAGAAATTTCATTAGATTTAATGGATCGCTTATTAAGCGAACCCGAATTAGCCGATTTTGACGGGATAGGTTTTGTCGTGCAAGCCTACCAAAAACGTTGTCGCTCCGTTATCGATTATTTAATTGCCAAAGCAAGGGAAAACAACCGTAAGTTGATGATTCGCTTGGTAAAAGGTGCTTACTGGGATTCCGAAGTCAAACAGGCTCAAGCGGAAGGAGCAAGCGGCTATCCGGTGTTCACGCGCAAAGTGCATACCGATTTGAATTACATTGCTTGTGCGAAAAAGCTATTAGCGGCACAAGATGTGGTATTCCCGCAATTTGCCACCCATAATGCGCAAACCTTATCCACTATCTATCACTTAGCTAAAGGTAAACGCTTTGAATTTCAATGTTTACACGGCATGGGCGAAACACTCTATGATCAAGTGGTAGGTCAAGAAAATCTCAATATTCAATGCCGCGTTTATGCGCCGGTCGGTTCTTACCAAACCTTATTAGCCTATTTGGTGCGCCGTTTATTAGAAAACGGTTCAAACAGTTCATTTGTAAATCAGATTGTCGATGAAAAAGTCAGTATTGATAAGTTACTTGAAGATCCGGTAGCAAAAGCCGGTACTACTGCAGGAACGATGCACCCGAAAACGCCGTTACCGCTAAATCTATTTACGGATCGTAAAAATTCAGCCGGATACGAACTAAGCGATATGCACCATTTAGTACAATTAAGCGCACAATTAAACGAATTGGCGAATAACAATCAGTACCGTGCCGTTCCGCAAATTGCCGAGCAATTCTATCAAGGTGCGCAGCGAAAAGTAATTTACAATCCGGCTGATCAAACTCAAATCGTCGGAGAAGTCACCTACGCCAATGAAGCCGATGTTGAAAAAGCTTTTGTAATTGCCGAACAAAATCAGACCGCTTGGCAAGCGACTCCGCCGGCACAAAGAGCGGCGATTCTAGAAAAGCTCGCCGATTTAATGGAAAACAATATGCCGACTTTATTCGATTTAGCGGTGCGAGAAGCGGGTAAAACGCTGAATAATGCAATAGCCGAAGTCAGAGAAGCGGTCGATTTTTGCCGTTATTATGCAAACGAAGTGAAGCGCAACCCGCAGGCTTATCAAAATCCGAGGGGGATTATCGTTGCAATTAGCCCGTGGAACTTCCCGTTGGCAATTTTTACCGGTGAAGTCGTTTCCGCTTTAGTTGCCGGTAATGTGGTGTTGGCAAAACCGGCGGAACAAACTTCCTTAATGGCACATTATGCAGTGGAATTATGTTACCAAGCCGGTATTCCAAAAGGTGTTTTGCAATGTTTACCGGGTAGCGGAGCGGAAATCGGTAATCAACTGACTTCCGATCCTCGAGTGGACGGCGTAATTTTTACCGGCTCGACCGAAACTGCCAAAACCATCAACTGCAATTTGCAAAAACAAAGCAAAATCGTACCGCTTATTGCGGAAACCGGCGGACAAAACGCCTTGATTATGGACAGCTCTGCACTCAGCGAACAAGTGGTGGCGGATGTGCTTAACTCGGCGTTTGATTCGGCAGGACAACGCTGTTCAGCACTACGTGTACTTTATCTGCAAGAAGATGTTGCCGATCATACTCTAGCAATGCTTAAAGGTGCAATGGCGGAGTTACGTGTCGGCAAACCGCAATTACTGAATACCGATATTGGTCCGGTAATCGATCGCACGGCACAAAGTCGCTTATTAGCGCATATTGAAAAAATGAAAGCGATGGCAAAATCGTACTATCAAGTGCCTATTGCAGCGGAGGTGGAACAGAATGGGATTTTCGTGCCGCCAACCTTACTTGAAATCGATCATATCTCACAAATCGAACATGAAGTGTTTGGCCCGGTACTACACGTGATTCGCTTTAATGCCAACCAATTCGAACAAATTATTGATGACATTAATTCGACCGGATTCGGTTTAACCAGCGGTTTACACAGCCGTATTGATGCGACCGTTACTCAATGGCTCGACAAAGTACACGCCGGTAATTTATATGTGAATCGTAATACGGTCGGTGCGGTGGTAGGCGTACAACCGTTCGGCGGCATGGGGCTTTCCGGTACGGGACCAAAAGCCGGCGGGCCTCTTTATTTACAACGTTTAGTAAAAAGCGAGGCTTGGACGCTTGCGGATTTAGAAGGCGAAACGGTTATAGAAACGGATAAACTTGCACAAGCCGTTCGCCAAACACTTAGCGGTGAACAACAAAGCGAAGCGTTGGCTCTCTTGCAAACTTTACACCCAAAATCACCGCTTGCAAAAGCGTTTAAAATGCAAGGTATTACCGGCGAAAACAACTATTTACGCCTTGAAGCTCGTCCAATGATTGCAGTAAGTAATGGCTCACTGCTCGAACAAATTAAAGCAATGATTGCGATTGCGGTATGCGGCAGCAAAGCGGTGATAAAAAAAGATTCACCGTTAGCGGAATATGCACATCAATTTGCCGAATACGTAACGGTAGCAGATGACTTCAATCGTCTTCCTGCATTAAGCGTGATGATTGTACTTGATCCGCTTTCTGCAGCAGAACGCCAACATTATGCCGAGCGTAACGGTGCGATTTTAACTTATGTGGAAAGCCTTGACTTGGCACTCTCTCTATTACCGCTGGTACATGAAAAGTCTATCAGCATTAATACTGCAGCCGCCGGCGGTAATGCAACCTTGATGAGTGAAATGGATTAG
- the putP gene encoding sodium/proline symporter PutP, with amino-acid sequence MFNFDPTTITFLIYIIGMIAIGFIAYRVTNNLSDYILGGRRLGSFVTALSAGASDMSGWLLMGLPGAVYASGLIEGWLAVGLTIGAYLNWKLVAGRLRSHTEHSGDALTLPEYFHNRFNDETRIIKILSAVIFLLFFAVYCASGVVAGARVFENLFGVPYENAIWYGAVATILYTFIGGFLAVSWTDTIQASLMLFALILTPVFVIMNVGGFEVMQDTIAKAGELAKKDYNDIFAGTTVLGVLSLLAWGLGYFGQPHIVVRFMAAESVKSLEKARRISMTWMIICLAGAIGIGYFGMAYFFTHPEQAAVVNQNKEQIFIELAKLLFNPWIAGILLSAILAAVMSTLSAQLLICSSAITEDLYKGILRPSATDKELVWLGRIMVLAVAALAIYIAQDPNSQVFGLVKDAWAGFGSAFGPVVLLSLFWKRMNGFGAISGMLVGALIVYFWKDITLWANLPEVYSMIPGFILATLAIVLVSLITPPPSKKVTDTFERADKAYLAELQ; translated from the coding sequence ATGTTCAACTTCGATCCGACCACCATTACATTCCTGATCTATATTATTGGAATGATCGCTATCGGCTTTATCGCCTATCGTGTTACAAATAATTTATCCGACTATATTCTCGGCGGTCGCCGTTTAGGTAGTTTTGTCACCGCGTTGTCCGCCGGCGCCTCGGATATGTCCGGTTGGTTACTGATGGGATTGCCCGGCGCAGTTTATGCAAGCGGTTTAATTGAAGGCTGGTTGGCCGTCGGACTCACTATCGGGGCTTATCTGAACTGGAAACTGGTTGCCGGACGCTTACGTTCGCATACCGAACATAGCGGCGATGCGCTTACACTTCCCGAATACTTCCATAACCGTTTCAACGACGAAACGCGTATTATCAAAATTTTATCGGCGGTCATTTTTTTACTATTCTTTGCCGTATATTGTGCTTCAGGAGTGGTCGCAGGTGCGAGAGTATTTGAAAACCTTTTCGGCGTACCTTATGAAAATGCCATTTGGTACGGCGCAGTTGCCACCATTCTTTATACCTTTATCGGCGGTTTCTTAGCGGTAAGTTGGACAGATACGATTCAAGCCTCATTGATGTTATTCGCTTTAATTTTAACCCCTGTTTTTGTCATCATGAACGTAGGTGGTTTTGAGGTAATGCAAGATACGATTGCCAAAGCGGGTGAATTAGCGAAAAAAGATTACAATGATATTTTTGCCGGTACCACAGTCTTGGGCGTATTAAGCCTACTGGCTTGGGGTTTAGGCTATTTCGGGCAACCGCATATCGTGGTACGTTTTATGGCGGCGGAAAGTGTAAAATCATTGGAGAAAGCTCGCCGTATCAGTATGACTTGGATGATTATCTGTTTAGCGGGTGCAATCGGTATCGGTTATTTCGGTATGGCTTATTTCTTTACTCATCCGGAACAAGCCGCCGTCGTGAATCAGAATAAAGAACAAATCTTTATCGAATTGGCTAAATTACTGTTTAACCCGTGGATTGCAGGCATCTTACTTTCTGCCATTTTAGCTGCGGTAATGAGTACTCTCTCGGCACAGTTATTGATTTGTTCAAGTGCGATTACCGAAGATCTTTATAAAGGTATTTTACGTCCGTCCGCAACCGATAAAGAATTAGTGTGGCTCGGACGAATTATGGTATTAGCTGTTGCCGCTCTAGCGATCTATATTGCGCAAGATCCTAATAGCCAAGTATTCGGCTTAGTAAAAGACGCTTGGGCAGGTTTCGGTAGTGCTTTCGGTCCGGTAGTATTACTGTCATTATTCTGGAAACGTATGAACGGCTTCGGAGCAATTAGCGGTATGTTAGTGGGGGCGTTAATCGTGTACTTCTGGAAAGACATTACCCTCTGGGCTAATTTACCGGAAGTCTATTCGATGATTCCGGGCTTCATTCTAGCGACGTTAGCGATTGTCTTGGTTTCCCTCATTACTCCGCCGCCGAGCAAAAAGGTAACGGACACATTTGAGCGTGCGGATAAAGCCTATTTAGCAGAGCTTCAATAA
- a CDS encoding IclR family transcriptional regulator — translation MTDKESAGSQTLVRGLKLLELLSQYPNGCPLAQLSELANLNKSTVHRLLQSLQQEGFVRPAPTTGSYRLSTKCLAIGQRALSSLNILHIAAPHLEALNLKLGETVNFAMREGNHAILIYKLEPTTGMMKTRAYIGQRLQLYCSGMGKLFLAYDKAEYVPHYWNIQQDTIQQLTPNTITTVPAMNTELEKIRQQQFAMDDEENEMGVSCIACPIFDHQGQVNYAISISLSTARLKQVGIDTLRSELQTTAHKISEELGWIFP, via the coding sequence GTGACAGACAAAGAATCCGCAGGAAGCCAAACATTAGTTCGAGGTCTTAAATTACTTGAATTACTCTCCCAATATCCGAACGGTTGCCCGTTAGCACAGCTTTCCGAACTTGCCAATTTAAATAAAAGTACCGTCCATCGTTTATTGCAAAGTCTTCAACAAGAAGGCTTCGTCCGACCTGCTCCGACTACGGGAAGTTATCGTTTATCCACAAAATGTTTAGCTATCGGTCAGCGAGCCCTCAGCTCACTGAATATCCTACATATTGCCGCACCGCATTTAGAAGCACTTAATTTAAAATTAGGCGAAACGGTTAATTTCGCTATGCGAGAAGGCAATCACGCCATCTTAATTTATAAATTGGAACCAACAACCGGTATGATGAAAACCCGAGCTTATATCGGACAAAGGCTCCAACTATACTGTTCCGGTATGGGAAAATTATTTCTTGCCTATGATAAAGCGGAATACGTTCCGCACTATTGGAACATTCAGCAAGATACTATTCAGCAATTAACACCGAATACGATTACGACGGTTCCGGCAATGAATACGGAACTTGAGAAGATCCGCCAACAGCAATTTGCGATGGATGACGAAGAAAACGAAATGGGTGTTTCATGTATCGCTTGTCCTATTTTTGATCATCAAGGACAAGTAAACTATGCCATATCCATCTCGCTTTCTACCGCAAGACTGAAACAAGTCGGGATCGATACGTTACGTTCGGAACTTCAAACCACCGCGCATAAGATCTCGGAAGAACTAGGCTGGATCTTCCCGTAA
- a CDS encoding 5-formyltetrahydrofolate cyclo-ligase: protein MQAHSIQDRHQLRQFILAERAKLSLEQQSIASLNIIPQALSLIDKYHAEHIALYLPFNCEISPLPLLKQLQRQNKFLYLPILHPFVKGHLLFQQYDKETAFTTHKFGMQQPKLDVRKVKPLNEIEMIFTPLLACDKTGNRLGYGGGFYDRTLALATEAISVGLAYPFQFIEKLPTERWDIPLNHLILGDTK from the coding sequence ATGCAAGCTCATTCCATACAAGATCGTCATCAGCTTCGTCAATTTATTCTGGCTGAACGGGCTAAATTATCTTTAGAGCAACAATCTATCGCCTCGCTTAACATCATTCCGCAAGCACTCTCCCTCATTGATAAATATCACGCCGAACATATTGCGCTCTATTTACCTTTTAATTGCGAAATCTCACCGCTTCCGTTGCTTAAACAATTACAACGGCAAAATAAATTTCTTTATCTTCCTATTTTGCATCCGTTTGTCAAAGGTCATCTTTTATTTCAACAATACGATAAAGAAACTGCATTTACGACACATAAATTTGGTATGCAGCAACCGAAATTGGACGTACGTAAAGTAAAACCGCTTAATGAAATCGAGATGATATTTACACCGTTACTCGCTTGTGATAAAACCGGTAATCGGTTAGGCTACGGAGGCGGTTTTTACGATAGAACGCTTGCCTTAGCAACAGAAGCCATAAGCGTAGGGCTTGCCTACCCTTTTCAATTTATAGAAAAGTTACCGACAGAGCGTTGGGATATACCTCTTAATCATTTGATCTTAGGAGATACAAAGTGA
- a CDS encoding cell division protein ZapA translates to MSANYIEVQIFGQVLRLHCPPDQQENLLASAQRLEERVTLLKDQSGIIQLEKVLAIVALNLNYELEQEKQKNANNKAVLESCIHQLDNSLSKLLTGSSVAINQESV, encoded by the coding sequence ATGTCGGCAAATTATATTGAAGTTCAAATTTTTGGGCAGGTACTTCGTTTACATTGTCCACCGGATCAACAAGAAAACTTACTAGCCTCGGCACAACGTTTGGAAGAGCGTGTTACCCTTTTAAAAGATCAATCCGGTATTATCCAGTTGGAAAAAGTATTGGCGATTGTCGCTCTCAACCTCAATTATGAACTTGAACAAGAAAAACAAAAGAATGCCAATAACAAAGCGGTTTTGGAATCTTGTATTCATCAATTAGATAACTCTCTGAGTAAGTTGCTTACCGGCAGTTCCGTTGCGATTAATCAAGAAAGTGTTTAA